A stretch of the Photobacterium toruni genome encodes the following:
- a CDS encoding endonuclease/exonuclease/phosphatase family protein, translated as MKSVSNRNQSLRVAMFNISMSDSEPEKILALTANPNITRLRRLAAIIQHIAPDVILLCEFDHLGAGGDDGSLANFCNNYLAVSQYNQTLIDYPYRLCPATNTGLLCGTDLNNDGMMTLPEDGMGFGHFHGNFGFVLLSKYPIQENNIRSWQHMRWSSMPNALIPRDFYSIEAINILRLSSKNHLIIPIQYESHVINLVCSHPTPPVFDGPERRNAKRNHDEIQLLCDIIDNAAYLEDDAGNTGGLQPEQLFVVLGDLNADVVDGDGLKTPIKHLLGHPRIHQQVSHGIFTPKSIGSREYRPWQRRKGRNNEWTHLGGMRLDYVLPSSNFTIVSSGVFWPEKDHPLRQLVLDDKGREKPTAGSDHRLVWVDITCPEPSL; from the coding sequence GTGAAATCTGTATCTAATCGAAATCAATCACTTCGTGTAGCAATGTTTAATATTTCGATGTCAGACAGTGAGCCAGAAAAAATATTAGCATTAACGGCTAATCCAAATATTACACGTTTACGACGATTGGCGGCTATTATTCAACATATCGCACCTGATGTGATATTACTGTGTGAGTTTGATCATCTTGGTGCTGGTGGTGATGATGGCTCATTAGCGAATTTCTGTAATAATTATTTAGCAGTTTCTCAATATAATCAGACGTTGATTGACTATCCATATCGGTTATGTCCTGCGACTAATACCGGTTTATTATGTGGCACCGATTTAAATAATGACGGTATGATGACATTGCCTGAAGATGGTATGGGCTTTGGTCATTTTCATGGTAATTTTGGTTTTGTATTATTATCTAAATACCCAATACAAGAGAATAATATTCGTTCATGGCAACATATGCGGTGGAGTAGTATGCCTAATGCATTAATTCCTCGTGATTTTTATAGTATTGAAGCAATAAATATATTGAGACTATCGTCTAAAAATCATCTGATCATCCCCATTCAGTATGAGTCACACGTTATAAATCTTGTATGCAGTCATCCAACGCCCCCTGTTTTTGATGGTCCTGAACGGCGTAATGCCAAACGCAATCATGATGAAATTCAACTTCTCTGCGATATTATTGATAATGCGGCATACTTAGAAGATGATGCTGGGAATACAGGAGGGTTACAACCTGAGCAATTATTTGTTGTTTTAGGTGATTTGAATGCAGATGTCGTTGATGGTGACGGCTTAAAAACGCCAATTAAACATTTATTAGGTCACCCTCGAATTCATCAACAAGTGAGTCACGGTATATTTACGCCAAAAAGTATAGGGAGCCGTGAATATCGACCGTGGCAGCGGCGTAAAGGACGTAATAATGAATGGACACATTTAGGTGGAATGCGTTTAGATTATGTTTTGCCATCATCTAATTTTACGATTGTAAGCAGTGGCGTATTTTGGCCCGAAAAAGATCATCCATTACGGCAATTAGTGCTTGATGATAAAGGGCGCGAAAAACCTACCGCAGGATCGGACCATCGACTTGTTTGGGTTGATATAACATGTCCAGAGCCATCATTGTAA
- the amrA gene encoding AmmeMemoRadiSam system protein A has product MDISAVTHQTYNKGELTQLLDIARDAIRGHFSEKAISASAPKIEHYNRKMLQPAACFVTLEVNGQLQGCIGSTIATKPLILEMHNKAIGSAYEDRRFMPLAEDQLDDLSIEVEVLSPLVIQPFSTEAELFEYLSHNKQGVLLTDRHVQTVVLPSAWRRGLSTPQFIQLLKQKAGWSTNYWSDSMVIKTFTTCALKENFNTIRGKYF; this is encoded by the coding sequence GTGGATATTTCAGCTGTCACACATCAAACATACAATAAAGGTGAACTTACGCAGCTACTGGATATTGCCCGTGATGCGATTCGAGGCCATTTTTCAGAAAAAGCGATTTCAGCCTCAGCACCTAAAATAGAACACTATAATCGTAAAATGTTACAACCCGCAGCATGCTTTGTAACATTAGAAGTGAATGGTCAACTACAGGGTTGTATTGGATCAACGATTGCAACTAAACCTTTAATATTAGAAATGCATAATAAAGCGATAGGCAGTGCTTATGAAGATCGCCGTTTTATGCCACTAGCAGAAGATCAACTTGATGATTTAAGTATTGAAGTAGAAGTTCTATCTCCATTGGTTATACAACCATTTAGTACTGAAGCCGAATTATTTGAATATTTATCTCATAATAAGCAAGGTGTATTGTTGACCGATCGTCATGTACAAACAGTCGTATTACCCAGTGCTTGGCGCCGAGGATTATCAACGCCTCAATTTATACAATTACTTAAACAAAAAGCAGGTTGGTCGACTAATTATTGGTCAGACTCGATGGTAATTAAAACATTCACAACTTGCGCCCTGAAAGAAAATTTCAATACTATTCGTGGTAAATATTTTTAA
- a CDS encoding glutaredoxin domain-containing protein, with the protein MNSDQGLTIEQLSEYQNVIITQPNCPYCVKAKALLDQQGTEYVTLVLGQQLTKVVMVDFIQHIANVNVRTVPQIILDGHYIGGHDDLVAFLDRQVSNNSFDDFEL; encoded by the coding sequence ATGAATAGCGATCAAGGTTTGACGATTGAACAATTGAGTGAATATCAAAATGTGATCATTACTCAGCCTAATTGTCCATATTGTGTAAAAGCAAAAGCATTATTGGATCAGCAAGGTACTGAATATGTGACATTAGTTCTTGGACAACAATTAACAAAAGTAGTTATGGTTGATTTTATTCAACATATTGCCAATGTTAACGTACGAACAGTACCACAGATTATTTTAGATGGTCACTATATCGGTGGTCATGATGACTTAGTGGCATTTCTTGATCGTCAAGTTAGTAATAATAGCTTTGATGATTTTGAGTTATAA
- a CDS encoding BCCT family transporter gives MSKHDKYSINNTDYTIGQDNVQKWGFDVHNAVFGVSAGLIIIFLVAILITDPATAKAALDSVKGAIVNQFASLFIWAGNFFVFFCLALIVSPYGRIRLGGKDAEAEHTTLSWLSMLFAAGMGIGLMFWSVAEPAAYFTGWGGTTPLNVTPGTPEAFKVAMGATMYHWGLHPWAIYGVVALSMAYFAYNKGLPLSIRSVFYPILGDRTWGWAGHIIDILAVLATLFGLATSLGLGAQQAASGINHVFGTHGGLELQIGIIIVVTCVAIYSVAKGIDSGVKLLSNINMMVAVVLLIFVGLVGLAVSIDTIPKTVMGYVENFIPLSNPYDRADEKWMHAWTVVYWAWWISWSPFVGSFIARISKGRTVREFLIAVLIIPTAVTIVWMSVFGGQAIHQIMDHIGTLGAKGITQVPLAMFEMYDALPFGTILSFISVILILVFFVTSSDSGSLVIDSITAGGKVDNPVAQRIFWAAVEGIIAIALLWVGGTQAIEALQAGTISTALPFTFILLLMCVSLLMGFRTERNK, from the coding sequence ATGAGTAAACACGATAAATATAGTATAAATAATACGGATTACACTATTGGGCAGGATAATGTTCAAAAGTGGGGATTCGATGTGCACAATGCCGTTTTTGGTGTGAGTGCTGGACTAATAATCATTTTTTTAGTTGCAATTTTAATCACCGATCCAGCAACAGCAAAAGCAGCATTAGATAGTGTGAAAGGTGCAATTGTTAATCAATTCGCTTCTTTATTTATTTGGGCTGGTAATTTCTTCGTTTTCTTTTGTTTGGCATTGATTGTTTCACCATATGGACGTATTCGTCTAGGTGGTAAAGATGCAGAAGCTGAACATACAACATTATCATGGCTTTCAATGCTATTTGCCGCAGGTATGGGCATTGGCTTAATGTTTTGGAGTGTCGCTGAGCCTGCAGCTTATTTCACTGGCTGGGGTGGAACTACACCATTAAATGTAACACCAGGAACACCAGAAGCCTTTAAAGTTGCGATGGGTGCAACCATGTATCACTGGGGTCTGCACCCTTGGGCGATTTATGGTGTTGTTGCATTATCAATGGCATATTTTGCTTATAATAAAGGCCTGCCTCTTTCTATTCGTTCAGTGTTTTATCCTATTTTGGGTGATCGTACTTGGGGCTGGGCTGGACATATTATTGATATTTTGGCTGTTTTGGCAACACTGTTTGGTTTAGCTACTTCATTAGGCCTAGGCGCACAACAAGCTGCTAGTGGTATTAACCATGTCTTTGGTACGCATGGCGGCTTAGAGCTACAGATTGGTATTATTATTGTTGTCACTTGTGTCGCTATTTATTCTGTAGCAAAAGGCATTGATTCAGGTGTTAAATTACTTAGTAATATTAATATGATGGTTGCTGTTGTCTTATTGATTTTTGTAGGACTTGTTGGCCTTGCTGTTTCTATTGATACGATTCCAAAGACTGTCATGGGATATGTTGAAAACTTTATTCCATTAAGTAATCCTTATGATCGTGCCGATGAAAAATGGATGCATGCTTGGACTGTTGTTTACTGGGCATGGTGGATCTCATGGTCACCATTTGTTGGTTCATTTATTGCGCGTATCTCAAAAGGTCGTACTGTTCGTGAATTCTTGATTGCGGTATTAATTATTCCAACAGCAGTGACAATTGTTTGGATGTCAGTATTTGGTGGACAGGCTATTCATCAAATTATGGATCATATTGGTACATTAGGAGCTAAAGGTATTACTCAAGTACCGTTAGCGATGTTTGAGATGTACGATGCCTTACCATTTGGTACTATTTTATCATTCATTTCGGTGATTCTAATTTTGGTGTTCTTTGTAACATCATCAGATTCGGGTTCATTGGTAATTGATAGCATTACGGCTGGTGGTAAAGTTGATAACCCTGTCGCTCAACGTATTTTCTGGGCTGCTGTTGAGGGTATTATTGCGATAGCCTTATTATGGGTTGGTGGTACGCAAGCGATTGAAGCATTACAAGCGGGTACCATTTCGACAGCATTACCGTTTACGTTTATTTTATTACTTATGTGTGTCAGTTTATTGATGGGCTTTAGAACTGAGCGTAATAAATAA
- a CDS encoding 3'-5' exonuclease, translating into MFRHRSKQSASAHFTRNMPVPDWHLRFKILAQEAQDSRIKSYYQAGIISEDTPLSAVPFVALDFETTGLNSETDDIVSIGLVPFDIHRIYCRQSQHWVVKPKVKLEEDSVVIHGITHSDVQQAPDLRRILEAVLDALAGKVVVVHYKNIERQFMDRALKIRLGEGIQFPVVDTLAIEATIQQQQVSGLWNKLKGKRPGSVRLGKCRSRYGLPAYQPHHALTDALATAELLQAQIAYHFSPETPIGQLWE; encoded by the coding sequence ATTTACGCTTTAAAATATTAGCGCAAGAAGCACAAGATAGCCGAATAAAATCTTATTATCAGGCTGGTATTATCTCTGAAGATACGCCCTTAAGCGCAGTACCTTTTGTGGCACTCGATTTTGAAACAACAGGACTTAATTCAGAAACCGATGATATTGTTAGTATAGGTTTAGTCCCCTTTGATATTCATCGTATTTATTGCCGTCAATCACAACATTGGGTTGTAAAACCCAAAGTAAAACTTGAAGAAGATTCTGTCGTTATTCATGGCATTACACACTCAGACGTTCAACAAGCACCTGACTTACGCCGTATTCTTGAAGCCGTATTAGACGCACTAGCAGGAAAAGTTGTAGTCGTACACTATAAAAATATCGAGCGACAATTTATGGATCGCGCCTTAAAAATTCGCTTAGGTGAAGGGATTCAATTTCCTGTTGTTGATACTTTAGCGATTGAAGCAACCATTCAGCAACAACAAGTGAGTGGGCTGTGGAATAAATTAAAAGGTAAACGTCCAGGTTCAGTACGGCTAGGAAAATGTCGTTCTCGTTATGGTCTTCCAGCCTACCAACCCCATCATGCTTTAACTGATGCGTTAGCAACAGCTGAGTTACTTCAAGCACAAATAGCCTATCACTTTAGTCCAGAGACCCCCATTGGCCAACTTTGGGAGTAA